The candidate division WOR-3 bacterium genome has a window encoding:
- a CDS encoding electron transfer flavoprotein subunit beta/FixA family protein, with product MKIAVCVRRVPDTSEAALRVDQTGKHIIEDNLIFTINEADNYALEEALLLKDRTGADVTLLTLGTPESVEVLRMGLAKGAGQATRIDDAGIDDADSLVIARILAAFLQRGNFDLVLTGCIAQDVEDSQVGPALAQMLGWPHAAYVTKLDVGDKKLLVRRELEGGLLETEELTMPCVVSIQTGGNTPRYASILGIKRAKTKPVVETRIEELGIGDSETKPMTTLLKLYVPEVVSGAEMIEGDVPTKARRVAEILRERGLA from the coding sequence ATGAAGATAGCAGTGTGTGTTCGGCGGGTCCCGGACACAAGCGAGGCAGCACTTAGAGTTGACCAGACCGGCAAGCACATCATAGAGGACAATCTGATATTCACAATCAATGAAGCCGACAATTATGCCTTGGAGGAAGCACTCCTACTCAAGGACCGGACCGGCGCCGACGTCACACTGCTTACGCTTGGTACCCCAGAGTCGGTTGAAGTGCTACGGATGGGGCTTGCCAAGGGTGCAGGTCAAGCGACGCGGATCGACGACGCGGGGATTGATGATGCCGATAGCCTGGTGATCGCCCGGATACTCGCAGCCTTCCTCCAGCGGGGCAATTTCGACCTTGTGCTGACTGGCTGCATCGCGCAAGACGTGGAAGACTCGCAGGTCGGGCCGGCACTGGCTCAGATGCTGGGCTGGCCCCACGCCGCATACGTGACCAAGCTGGATGTCGGTGACAAGAAACTCTTGGTCCGGCGTGAGCTCGAGGGCGGACTGCTTGAGACCGAGGAGCTTACAATGCCGTGCGTGGTTTCGATCCAGACCGGAGGAAACACTCCGCGCTATGCTTCGATTCTTGGCATAAAGCGGGCCAAGACCAAGCCAGTCGTAGAAACACGGATTGAAGAACTGGGAATAGGCGATAGCGAAACGAAACCAATGACCACCTTGCTGAAACTGTACGTGCCCGAAGTCGTGTCTGGAGCAGAGATGATCGAAGGTGACGTGCCAACCAAGGCCAGGCGGGTGGCTGAGATTCTGAGGGAAAG
- the priA gene encoding primosomal protein N' — protein sequence MKSKAPSSEAQIPGPFRFCDVVIPRPRLDELTYWYDPERVGELTPGDCVQVTLRGRRTKGVVVALRDQASSKFGLRSSRLLLPVLAVIERGFVERELVALMHWVSQNYWATMGEVLNTVLPQGMCGYRPRLHHVVDTSQLVVCDTTPGASFPAFAESRFAVLCSCRTAQRAEIVGSFVEARIIHGAVLVLLPQEKSGQWWSWLAERFGQNLVEYHSGLSPAQLKRAWRHVRTAERPLVVGVRSAVFAPVRHLAGIVVVDEHSRVYKEERHPRYHARDVAIARAKVVGCPVLLCDRTPSAETYFNLRAGTYSWLERPAATGTRQASFIVDMHAHRGRIFSLRLEQELVRALDSGIAILYVNRRGLSRHVACQDCGNVLTCVQCGVPLVLEADQTVGCGMCGRVRAAPEQCPACNGTRFQFRAPGIELVAREVQRIAPTAGVTQVSADTGEPIPGKTGSAVVGTLALLSRTWPAITRLVAAVCFDYDLVVPDFRARERAFQTLYELERRARQLSSRLVVQTWRPDDPAVRAAIEQDPVWFLEQELESRRQLGFPPARRLALIEFRSRDLRQAQRQAERIARLVSKMRGVDVLGPVPVVKRAGSVASRLLVRFDFSNQLDRFFSRSRLESRGVEVMVDVDPLEVV from the coding sequence TTGAAGTCCAAAGCTCCAAGCAGCGAGGCTCAAATCCCAGGCCCGTTCCGGTTCTGCGACGTGGTCATTCCTAGGCCGAGGCTGGATGAACTGACTTACTGGTATGACCCGGAACGTGTCGGAGAACTTACACCAGGTGACTGCGTGCAGGTTACGCTTCGCGGCCGGAGAACAAAGGGTGTGGTTGTCGCACTCCGGGATCAAGCAAGTTCGAAGTTTGGACTCCGGAGCTCAAGACTACTGTTACCGGTGCTTGCCGTCATTGAGCGCGGTTTTGTCGAGCGTGAACTTGTGGCGCTCATGCACTGGGTCAGCCAAAACTACTGGGCAACGATGGGCGAGGTGTTGAATACAGTCCTGCCCCAGGGAATGTGCGGATACCGGCCAAGGTTACACCATGTGGTTGACACCAGCCAACTGGTAGTGTGCGATACCACGCCAGGCGCCAGTTTTCCAGCCTTTGCCGAGAGCCGCTTTGCCGTTTTGTGCTCCTGCCGGACCGCGCAGCGAGCCGAGATAGTTGGGTCATTTGTCGAGGCGAGGATAATTCACGGTGCGGTGTTAGTACTCCTGCCTCAGGAGAAGAGTGGACAGTGGTGGTCGTGGCTGGCAGAGCGCTTTGGCCAGAATCTCGTCGAGTATCATTCGGGACTGAGTCCGGCGCAGTTGAAACGCGCATGGCGGCATGTCCGCACTGCTGAGCGACCGCTCGTGGTCGGCGTGCGGTCAGCTGTTTTCGCACCGGTCAGGCACCTTGCCGGCATCGTGGTGGTTGACGAACACAGCAGGGTATATAAAGAGGAGAGACATCCCCGGTACCATGCTCGGGACGTGGCAATCGCAAGGGCCAAGGTTGTGGGTTGTCCGGTGCTTCTGTGCGACCGCACACCATCAGCCGAGACCTATTTCAATCTAAGAGCCGGCACCTATTCCTGGCTCGAGCGTCCGGCTGCCACCGGGACAAGGCAGGCGAGCTTTATCGTGGATATGCATGCCCACCGAGGCCGGATTTTCTCCTTGCGGCTCGAACAAGAGCTGGTTCGGGCGCTTGATTCGGGTATTGCAATTCTCTACGTGAACCGACGCGGTTTGTCGAGGCATGTGGCATGTCAGGACTGCGGTAACGTGCTAACCTGTGTACAGTGCGGGGTGCCGCTTGTACTTGAAGCGGACCAGACAGTCGGGTGCGGCATGTGCGGGCGCGTGCGTGCGGCACCCGAGCAGTGTCCAGCGTGCAATGGCACAAGGTTTCAGTTCCGCGCACCCGGAATCGAACTGGTGGCACGTGAGGTACAGCGAATCGCGCCTACTGCCGGAGTCACGCAGGTCAGTGCGGACACTGGTGAACCGATACCGGGGAAAACAGGCAGTGCTGTAGTAGGTACCCTGGCGCTGCTGTCAAGAACGTGGCCCGCCATCACGAGGCTTGTTGCAGCAGTTTGCTTTGACTACGATTTGGTGGTGCCAGATTTCCGCGCACGGGAACGGGCGTTCCAGACATTATACGAGCTGGAACGGCGGGCTCGGCAGCTCTCAAGTCGGCTCGTGGTTCAGACTTGGCGGCCAGACGATCCTGCGGTACGAGCAGCAATCGAACAGGATCCGGTTTGGTTCTTAGAGCAGGAACTGGAATCACGCCGGCAGCTCGGTTTTCCGCCGGCACGGCGTCTTGCACTGATAGAGTTCCGGTCACGCGATTTGCGGCAGGCACAGCGCCAAGCCGAAAGGATTGCACGCCTAGTCAGCAAGATGCGCGGGGTGGACGTGTTGGGACCGGTCCCGGTCGTGAAAAGGGCTGGGTCTGTCGCGTCACGGCTTCTTGTCCGGTTTGACTTTTCAAACCAGCTTGATCGGTTCTTCAGCCGTAGCCGGCTGGAGTCGCGCGGGGTGGAAGTCATGGTTGACGTTGACCCGCTTGAAGTGGTCTAA
- a CDS encoding translocation/assembly module TamB domain-containing protein, with amino-acid sequence MNIDAHRGPAKGRQAKAPRRYGCPVAVAILLMLALLLFLFRQHVGRLVIDLALRQVSRSISGRITYGRLSGNVFSTPTFECVAVVFGSDSVKARALTLTYEPFGFLRGRLPLSEVEILEPSVFLSVKNWSSEPSRDGVPTRVSFPRLALRQLHVSQGSLYVDGQPRAESLELVLSIFSNPSVVEARFVRASGRLVQERVCVGDISTLCRITPDSLVLDSMTVLTAGSRLTGNLRFALDGSGGDAVLENLSVDIAEFATWPGRVVVRGNVRQRGKTRSGELGYAAEGMLLGRIRLPTIRGRLTLTEPELRVEASGKDPALGEFELSGSFELTSSVFEARASMRNVAVRRVEPALPDVRVQADIRAMGRGIDSIAVMAGVRVRELGIDTLVVSGEWRKSGEKVSRASGSVDMRGPAGWLWASCEWHAVADKWQLLDFRCAIDSLDVGLVGSFFGMPAAGRLKGLVTGAGGIDSIELKGGVRATGLEIASMRFEQGLAEFDIAVGRALRGRLMVGVEGVMLPWLGSDQPGRLSGTPGLGPRLPLALLQGKGDREARNWTLDAAQLTLQDAEFDLRVDRPEDQLLAGGLVRLGRDGVDCEVNRFQFATREETLALDEPFVFILNRDSVAVRDVRYHVADGTLELHLVQSGRSLPMVQVQGKKLNLRKLQKLARLPFEIWGTWNFEVSGQDSFQLRMRTEDLELPSVGLMVKDLVLDLMASRTEALVRQLWFVHARDTTVLSGRVSYELSPRVALKDVDFSADIADPGTWVLAFLRPTLELSEGQLYGQLRWRGGVSEPNLTGRLRVVAGTLSVPAINMKLDRVNAELAASADRIELEKLSAASGAGLVTATGFVDLGEDWLVDSLRYRIRPDGATISPLPEVYAVVAGDLTISWQSHRPLSLEGTLDVEEALLAFGFGPNQTAVQSSSSKGDSVVYDLRVRGERAIWLRNPLADIELSGDLQVRQTMSEETYSGRLSSRQGNIYYLDHTLRVTQGEIRFDNIDRLNPSLNIRAELPVHRRVGTDGTAPDRIVLTISGTLEKPEFRLEAEPRGWDESQIVTYLSLNVTAEELAGLESRQAATRYLSERLLGYFQTQATKRVRNYIGLDELSFESAFAGGEGYKVTVGKYVARDLYFTYTQNFTGAMQPAFTVEYYLDRRSEIVGNKSEEGRYSVRYRFKLRY; translated from the coding sequence ATGAACATTGATGCACATCGGGGTCCGGCCAAGGGCCGGCAGGCGAAAGCACCTAGACGATACGGCTGTCCAGTTGCGGTTGCCATACTGCTGATGCTAGCCCTGCTACTTTTTTTGTTCAGGCAGCATGTCGGGCGGCTGGTGATTGACCTTGCACTACGTCAGGTCAGCCGTTCAATCTCCGGTCGGATAACCTACGGCCGGCTGAGCGGGAACGTGTTCAGTACCCCAACATTCGAGTGCGTAGCTGTGGTTTTTGGCAGCGATTCGGTGAAAGCGCGGGCATTGACGCTAACCTATGAGCCGTTTGGGTTTCTGCGTGGCCGGCTACCTCTGTCCGAGGTTGAAATACTGGAGCCAAGCGTCTTCCTGAGCGTCAAGAACTGGTCAAGTGAACCAAGTCGCGATGGCGTTCCAACTCGCGTGTCGTTTCCAAGACTTGCCTTGCGCCAATTGCACGTGAGCCAGGGTTCGTTGTATGTTGACGGTCAACCTAGGGCGGAATCGCTTGAACTGGTTCTAAGCATCTTCTCGAACCCGTCCGTGGTCGAAGCCCGGTTTGTCAGGGCCAGTGGCCGTCTGGTCCAGGAAAGGGTGTGCGTTGGGGACATCAGTACGTTGTGCCGCATAACTCCGGACTCGCTTGTTCTGGATAGCATGACGGTGCTTACCGCAGGTTCGAGGTTGACCGGAAACCTTCGGTTCGCACTGGACGGCAGCGGTGGCGACGCAGTACTGGAGAATCTCAGCGTGGACATTGCGGAATTTGCGACCTGGCCTGGCCGGGTAGTGGTAAGGGGCAATGTCCGACAACGCGGCAAGACACGCAGCGGCGAACTGGGGTATGCGGCCGAAGGCATGCTGCTTGGCAGAATCCGTTTGCCAACGATTCGGGGCCGTCTGACTTTGACCGAACCTGAGCTGCGTGTTGAGGCGAGCGGTAAAGACCCAGCGCTTGGCGAGTTCGAGCTTTCAGGGAGTTTTGAGCTGACTAGTTCTGTTTTCGAGGCTAGGGCGAGTATGAGGAATGTTGCGGTCCGCCGCGTGGAGCCGGCACTGCCAGATGTCAGGGTCCAGGCCGATATCAGGGCAATGGGCAGAGGAATTGACTCGATTGCAGTCATGGCCGGAGTCAGAGTGCGCGAGCTTGGTATTGATACTCTGGTGGTGAGCGGCGAGTGGCGGAAGTCGGGTGAAAAGGTAAGTAGGGCGAGCGGTAGCGTGGATATGCGCGGCCCGGCCGGCTGGCTGTGGGCAAGCTGCGAGTGGCACGCAGTGGCTGATAAATGGCAGCTATTGGACTTCAGGTGCGCGATTGACAGTCTGGATGTCGGTCTTGTTGGCAGTTTCTTTGGAATGCCGGCTGCGGGCCGGCTCAAAGGGCTTGTGACTGGAGCCGGCGGGATTGACAGCATTGAGCTGAAGGGTGGAGTAAGGGCGACCGGCCTGGAAATTGCTAGTATGAGATTTGAGCAGGGGTTGGCCGAGTTTGACATCGCCGTCGGCCGGGCACTGCGCGGCCGACTGATGGTAGGTGTTGAGGGGGTAATGCTGCCATGGCTTGGTTCGGATCAACCTGGCAGATTGTCAGGAACCCCGGGTCTTGGTCCCCGATTGCCGTTGGCTTTGCTCCAAGGGAAAGGAGACCGGGAGGCACGGAATTGGACTCTGGATGCAGCTCAGCTTACGTTGCAGGACGCCGAATTCGACCTGCGGGTTGACCGTCCGGAAGATCAGTTGCTGGCCGGTGGTCTGGTCCGGCTTGGCCGGGACGGTGTTGATTGCGAGGTGAACCGATTTCAGTTCGCAACCCGTGAAGAAACCCTTGCCTTGGACGAGCCATTTGTATTCATCTTGAACCGGGACTCGGTTGCGGTCCGGGATGTGCGGTACCACGTTGCCGACGGTACACTTGAACTTCACCTAGTGCAATCAGGACGGTCGCTGCCGATGGTGCAGGTGCAGGGGAAGAAGCTGAATCTGCGCAAGCTGCAGAAACTTGCCCGTCTGCCGTTTGAAATATGGGGGACTTGGAACTTCGAGGTCTCAGGCCAGGACAGCTTCCAGCTAAGGATGCGGACTGAAGACTTGGAGTTACCTTCGGTTGGGCTCATGGTGAAGGACCTTGTGCTTGACCTCATGGCGAGTCGGACTGAAGCCTTGGTCCGACAGCTCTGGTTCGTGCACGCAAGGGATACCACGGTGCTGTCCGGCCGGGTATCGTATGAACTGTCCCCGCGCGTTGCTCTTAAGGATGTTGACTTCTCGGCCGATATTGCTGATCCGGGAACCTGGGTGCTTGCTTTCCTGCGTCCTACGCTGGAGCTTTCAGAAGGGCAGCTTTACGGCCAGTTAAGGTGGCGGGGCGGGGTGTCTGAGCCGAATCTTACAGGCCGGCTCAGGGTTGTGGCTGGCACCTTGTCAGTCCCGGCTATCAATATGAAGCTGGACCGGGTCAATGCTGAACTTGCCGCGAGCGCGGACCGAATTGAATTGGAGAAACTTTCGGCCGCCTCGGGTGCAGGACTCGTGACAGCGACCGGGTTCGTGGACTTGGGAGAGGACTGGTTGGTGGATTCGTTGCGCTACAGAATACGGCCGGACGGCGCCACTATCAGCCCGCTACCTGAGGTGTACGCGGTAGTTGCCGGCGACCTTACGATTTCGTGGCAATCACACCGGCCTTTATCGCTTGAAGGCACGCTCGACGTAGAGGAAGCGCTTTTGGCATTCGGGTTCGGACCAAATCAAACTGCAGTTCAGTCATCGTCCAGTAAGGGGGATTCGGTCGTATATGACCTGCGGGTCAGGGGGGAACGGGCAATATGGCTGCGTAACCCGCTTGCCGACATCGAACTGTCCGGTGACCTTCAGGTTCGTCAGACAATGAGCGAAGAAACCTACTCGGGCCGACTGTCGTCGCGCCAAGGCAACATCTACTACCTAGACCACACTCTGCGCGTAACGCAGGGCGAGATCCGGTTTGACAATATCGACCGGCTCAACCCGTCACTAAACATCAGGGCCGAGCTGCCAGTGCATCGGCGCGTAGGGACCGACGGTACGGCACCGGACCGCATCGTGCTTACCATTAGCGGTACACTCGAAAAACCAGAGTTCAGGCTTGAGGCCGAGCCACGAGGCTGGGATGAAAGTCAAATTGTCACCTACCTGAGCCTGAATGTCACCGCCGAGGAACTAGCCGGGCTGGAGAGCCGTCAGGCGGCCACACGGTACCTGTCAGAGCGACTGCTCGGTTACTTCCAGACTCAGGCGACCAAGCGCGTGCGAAACTACATCGGTCTTGATGAACTCAGCTTTGAGAGCGCGTTTGCGGGGGGCGAAGGGTACAAGGTAACGGTAGGCAAGTATGTGGCCAGGGACCTTTACTTTACCTACACACAGAACTTCACCGGAGCGATGCAGCCGGCATTCACGGTCGAGTACTACTTGGACCGCCGGAGCGAAATCGTCGGCAATAAGTCGGAAGAAGGCCGGTACTCGGTACGGTACCGGTTCAAGCTGCGGTACTAA
- a CDS encoding BamA/TamA family outer membrane protein, with product MAVALAASVVLFLSQVARVDSIEAVRFAGNRTFSGRQLLSVVTVRARQPLDERRLDGDVRALEQFYHDNGFRDAQVGRRVSRGRRMYVVVLNVVEGIRTRVGTIAIIGNRTFETERLIQLLPVRVGGYYDAGSVSRCLQVVRTLYLNSGYPFANVTAEWRYGDTLADLVVEVTEGPRCYLGELRVRGNRTVRTATVLRTLELREGEMFSQQRLQEAARRLYATRLFQRVLFHVLRPDTSSNRVVVRFDVAEQPYRVFAFGGGFETPPWRLLFSIEWEHNNVLNRGQQFDVSIEFSPNFSGDFRTALDVHYRLPYLILMRVDLQTHPFFYWERVDTLLRREYGIETGLCRNLTRYLSLGLFNRLRLVADTSRGITNSVALNATYDSRDDFFDPASGLYVRPAVEVAGGSLGGDNDFYRFTAETRWFQVVGPRFVLAVRAMVGRDILFGRTVAIPYYEGFALGGRNTLRGYRDRSLGPDSIGTDRFGPAVLNTNVELRTPYVFGWVGLVVFFDAGEVIGSAAGYTLTDLEYSAGAGLRVRTPIGPVRLDWGKRLKNPAPGDKGKFYLGLLHAF from the coding sequence TTGGCGGTAGCACTCGCTGCTTCAGTGGTTCTTTTTCTGAGTCAAGTCGCCAGGGTTGACTCAATCGAGGCGGTAAGATTTGCAGGGAACCGAACGTTCTCCGGCCGGCAGCTTCTAAGCGTTGTCACAGTCCGGGCCCGACAGCCATTGGACGAGCGCCGACTTGATGGCGATGTAAGGGCGCTTGAGCAGTTCTACCATGATAACGGGTTCCGCGATGCCCAAGTCGGCCGGCGGGTGAGCAGGGGGCGACGGATGTACGTCGTTGTGCTGAACGTGGTGGAGGGAATAAGAACGCGTGTCGGTACGATTGCAATCATCGGAAACCGAACGTTCGAAACAGAACGGCTTATCCAACTATTGCCGGTGAGGGTGGGAGGATATTATGATGCCGGTTCAGTGAGCCGGTGTTTGCAGGTCGTGAGAACGTTGTACCTTAATTCCGGATACCCATTTGCTAACGTGACAGCCGAATGGCGGTATGGGGACACACTGGCCGACCTTGTTGTTGAAGTTACCGAGGGACCACGCTGCTATCTCGGTGAACTGCGGGTGCGGGGCAACCGAACAGTTCGGACCGCCACGGTGCTGAGGACACTGGAGCTGCGCGAGGGAGAGATGTTCAGTCAGCAGCGTTTGCAGGAAGCCGCGCGACGGCTGTATGCTACTCGGCTTTTTCAGCGGGTACTGTTCCACGTATTGCGGCCGGATACGTCGAGCAACCGTGTTGTGGTGCGGTTCGACGTCGCCGAACAGCCGTATCGGGTTTTTGCATTCGGCGGCGGATTCGAGACTCCGCCGTGGCGTCTGCTCTTCTCCATCGAATGGGAGCACAACAACGTCCTGAACCGCGGACAGCAGTTCGACGTTAGCATTGAGTTCAGTCCTAACTTCAGCGGTGACTTCCGGACAGCACTGGACGTCCACTATCGCCTACCGTATCTGATTCTGATGAGGGTTGATCTTCAGACCCATCCGTTTTTCTACTGGGAGAGGGTGGATACGCTGCTGCGGCGGGAATACGGTATCGAGACCGGGCTTTGCCGGAACCTGACCAGGTATCTGAGTCTTGGGTTGTTCAACCGGCTGAGGCTCGTTGCCGATACTAGCCGGGGTATCACAAATTCCGTGGCACTAAACGCAACGTATGATTCACGGGACGATTTCTTTGATCCGGCTTCTGGGTTGTACGTCAGGCCCGCGGTCGAGGTGGCCGGCGGAAGCCTTGGTGGTGATAACGACTTCTATCGGTTTACCGCTGAGACACGTTGGTTTCAAGTGGTCGGTCCGAGGTTCGTACTGGCGGTACGGGCGATGGTTGGCCGAGATATACTCTTCGGCCGAACTGTCGCAATACCGTATTATGAAGGTTTTGCGCTTGGTGGCCGAAATACCCTGCGCGGATATCGTGATCGGTCACTGGGGCCGGATTCAATCGGTACCGACCGGTTCGGTCCGGCAGTGCTGAATACAAATGTCGAACTGCGTACGCCGTACGTTTTCGGTTGGGTCGGCCTGGTCGTTTTTTTCGACGCCGGCGAGGTCATCGGTTCTGCTGCCGGGTACACGCTGACGGACCTTGAGTATTCTGCTGGAGCTGGCCTCAGGGTGAGAACGCCGATTGGACCGGTTCGGCTTGACTGGGGGAAACGACTCAAGAATCCGGCGCCGGGTGACAAGGGAAAGTTCTACTTGGGACTGCTGCATGCATTCTAG
- a CDS encoding transposase — protein sequence MRLVGPDGKQTDREYRTTVHCMEKTEAFTIIIERWPNPRPDLFDGAYCYHAIATNDYERETKDIIWFHNGRGNAENNKELKSSFGMGYFPCQSLRANAVWLGLGVLAHNLAVVVKRLLLGGDWVTKTIATFRWQLVFIAGKVVPHGQELWLQVRTCYHELLKLIHDRLRLVFAPT from the coding sequence ATGCGGCTGGTCGGACCGGATGGGAAACAGACCGACCGGGAATACAGGACTACGGTGCATTGTATGGAAAAGACCGAGGCTTTCACCATCATTATCGAGCGTTGGCCGAATCCCCGGCCGGACCTGTTCGATGGAGCCTACTGCTACCACGCGATTGCGACCAATGACTACGAGCGAGAGACGAAAGACATCATCTGGTTTCATAACGGCCGGGGCAATGCGGAGAACAACAAAGAGCTCAAGAGCAGCTTCGGTATGGGCTACTTTCCGTGTCAGAGTCTTAGGGCCAATGCGGTGTGGCTGGGGCTTGGCGTATTGGCGCACAACCTGGCGGTGGTAGTGAAGCGGTTGCTGTTAGGTGGTGACTGGGTCACGAAGACGATAGCCACGTTCCGCTGGCAGCTTGTCTTCATCGCCGGCAAAGTGGTGCCACATGGTCAAGAGCTGTGGTTGCAGGTCAGAACCTGTTACCATGAACTACTGAAACTTATCCACGACCGCTTGAGACTTGTCTTCGCGCCGACCTAG